Below is a window of Hyphomonas neptunium ATCC 15444 DNA.
GGCGCGGATAGGCAGAGCCACCGGCGATGATCATCTGCGGGCGGTGGGCGCGGGCAAGGCGCTCAACCTCATCAAAGTCGATCAGGTGGTCTTCCGGGCGCACGCCATACTGGACAGCGTTGAACCATTTTCCGGACTGGTTTGGCTTGGCGCCGTGGGTGAGGTGGCCACCGGCGGCGAGGCTCATGCCGAGGATGGTGTCGCCGGGCTTCAGGACCGCCTGGAAGACGCCCTGGTTGGCCTGGCTGCCGGAGTTTGGCTGGACGTTGGCAAAGCCGCAATTGAACAGCTTCTTGGCGCGCTCGATCGCGAGTTCCTCAGCGATGTCGACGAATTCGCAGCCGCCATAGTAGCGTTTGCCGGGATAGCCTTCGGCGTATTTGTTGGTGAGGATCGAGCCTTGGGCTTCGAGCACGGCGCGGGAGACGATGTTCTCCGAGGCGATCAGCTCGATCTGGTGCTGCTGGCGGGTGGCTTCCTGGTTGATCGCAGCGGCCAGCTCGGGGTCGCGCTCTGCAAGACCAACGGAGAAAAAGCCCCCGGCCAGCGTTTCTGGAACATGCGCCGAATCTGCCATGGGAGCCTCCTTTGCGACGGTCTGGGGCTGTTTACGCGGTGCAGGCAGGCTCGGCAACTGCGACTCGAAGTTCTACAGAAATTCAACTAGAGTGGAAGAATAATCGCCGCCGCGATGAAAAAGATAGGCCGATACTTTACGAGCCGTATCGATTATACTTAGACAAGCGAAGAATTGCGAGAATCGTTGCAGCAATTACAGGATGCATGGGGTGGACGATGACTGATCCGGAAGACTTGGACGCTTTGGACATGACCGTCGAGATCGTCTCGTCCTATGTGGCGAACAATGCGATACAGTCGGATCAGCTGCCCGCTCTGATCAAGAGTGTCCACGCAACCTTGAGCGATCTGACGAATACTGTGCCAGTTCCGGCCGAGAAGCTGGAGCCGGCGGTTGCGATCAACAAGTCTGTTACGCCGGAGTTTCTGATCTGTCTGGAAGATGGCGCGAAGCTGAAGATGCTGAAGCGGTATCTGCGCACGCGGTTTGACATGACGCCGGAGGATTACCGCGCCAAATGGGGCCTGCCGGCGGACTATCCGATGGTGGCGCCCAATTATGCCAAGCTTCGGTCGAAGCACGCCAAGCAGATCGGGCTGGGCAAGAAGCGTTGATTTCAAACGCAAAATGGCCCGGCAGAACCGGGCCACTCTAAGCACTTTCCAGGACAAACCGGGACACTTTGGGACAAAACGCGCCCTTAAGCGGCCTTGTCGAGACCCAGCTGTTTCCAGACCGCGAGGATGGCGGCGACCAGTTCATCCATCATCACTTCGTCATGCACGGGGCTGGGCGTGAAGCGCAGGCGCTCGGTGCCA
It encodes the following:
- a CDS encoding MucR family transcriptional regulator, with the translated sequence MGWTMTDPEDLDALDMTVEIVSSYVANNAIQSDQLPALIKSVHATLSDLTNTVPVPAEKLEPAVAINKSVTPEFLICLEDGAKLKMLKRYLRTRFDMTPEDYRAKWGLPADYPMVAPNYAKLRSKHAKQIGLGKKR